In Piliocolobus tephrosceles isolate RC106 chromosome 4, ASM277652v3, whole genome shotgun sequence, the following are encoded in one genomic region:
- the LOC111535608 gene encoding olfactory receptor 2V2: METWANQSSTNDFILLGIFSHSTADLVLFSVVMVVFTVALCGNVLLIFLICMDPQLHTPMYFFLSQLSLMDLMLVCTNVPKMAANFLSDRKSISFVGCGIQIGLFVCLVGSEGLLLGLMAYDRYVAISHPLHYPILMNQKVCLQITGSSWAFGIIDGLIQMVAVMSFPYCGLRKVNHFFCEMLSLLKLACVDTSLFEKVIFACCVFMLLFPFSIIMASYACILGTVLRMYSAQAWKKALATCSSHLIAVTLFYGAAMFIYLRPRRYRAPSHDKVASIFYTVLTPMINPLIYSLRNREVMGALRKVLNRCRIGSQP, encoded by the coding sequence ATGGAGACATGGGCGAACCAATCATCCACAAATGACTTCATCCTCTTGGGCATCTTCTCCCACAGTACTGCTGACCTTGTCCTCTTCTCTGTGGTTATGGTGGTCTTCACAGTGGCCCTCTGTGGGAACGTCCTCCTTATCTTCCTCATCTGCATGGACCCTCAACTTCACACCCCCATGTACTTCTTCCTCAGCCAGCTCTCCCTCATGGACCTCATGTTGGTCTGTACCAATGTGCCAAAGATGGCAGCCAACTTCCTGTCTGACAGGAAGTCCATTTCCTTTGTGGGCTGTGGCATACAAATTGGCCTCTTTGTCTGTCTTGTGGGATCTGAGGGGCTCTTGCTGGGACTCATGGCTTATGACCGCTATGTGGCCATTAGCCACCCACTTCACTATCCCATCCTCATGAATCAGAAGGTCTGTCTCCAGATTACTGGGAGCTCCTGGGCCTTTGGGATAATCGATGGCTTGATCCAGATGGTGGCAGTAATGAGCTTCCCCTACTGTGGCTTGAGGAAGGTGAACCATTTCTTCTGTGAGATGCTATCCTTGTTGAAGCTGGCCTGTGTGGACACGTCCCTGTTTGAGAAGGTGATATTTGCTTGCTGTGTCTTCATGCTTCTCTTCCCATTCTCCATCATCATGGCCTCCTATGCTTGCATTCTAGGGACTGTGCTCCGAATGTACTCTGCTCAGGCCTGGAAAAAGGCTCTGGCCACCTGCTCCTCCCACCTGATAGCTGTCACCCTCTTCTATGGGGCAGCCATGTTCATCTACCTGAGGCCCAGGCGCTACCGGGCCCCCAGCCATGACAAGGTGGCCTCTATCTTCTACACGGTCCTTACTCCGATGATCAACCCCCTCATTTACAGCTTGAGGAACCGGGAGGTGATGGGGGCACTGAGGAAGGTGCTGAACCGCTGCAGGATTGGCAGCCAGCCCTGA